Proteins encoded together in one Deinococcus aquaticus window:
- a CDS encoding terminase small subunit, producing MPRRKPTDTTPARRGRAAPKEPAPKQSTPKKPAARKPKGTPAAKPAAKAGARAKTGKVRATPAPPPPPAPPEPQITPAGKAFMDKLNLCSRQEQQFVLAKLDGKSNTQAAKDAEYSPRTAKEQGSRLLTRVHVIEAIEAGWIARGFSPQVVLAAIREMIDFDPDDVMSSVNEVVADVVEVLASTVLADVRLELEVAEEMLRDLPPVPDKPRRGRGRDPEPEPDPFEIERAVLEGEVARLRKRETLLAVQVRKNDHATVMEQRQVLKAVPYIDLDKVRQEGKSKFISNVKVNQHGRSIELISRKDVIQMAGQALGMFREHHVHTGPNGGPIQSETTFNPEKATGEQIADEYSKLLATLDQK from the coding sequence GTGCCCCGCCGCAAACCCACCGACACCACCCCCGCCAGGCGGGGCCGCGCCGCACCCAAGGAACCCGCCCCGAAGCAGTCCACCCCGAAGAAACCCGCTGCCCGGAAGCCCAAGGGCACACCCGCGGCGAAACCGGCCGCCAAGGCAGGGGCTAGGGCCAAGACAGGCAAGGTCAGGGCGACACCCGCCCCGCCCCCGCCCCCTGCACCACCTGAACCGCAGATCACGCCCGCCGGAAAGGCGTTCATGGACAAGCTGAACCTGTGCAGCCGTCAGGAACAGCAGTTCGTTCTCGCCAAGCTCGACGGGAAAAGCAACACCCAGGCAGCAAAAGACGCCGAGTACAGCCCCAGAACCGCGAAGGAGCAGGGCTCCCGCCTGTTAACCCGTGTTCACGTCATTGAGGCGATCGAGGCGGGCTGGATTGCGCGTGGTTTCTCGCCGCAGGTTGTCCTGGCCGCGATTCGGGAGATGATCGACTTCGATCCTGACGACGTCATGTCGTCCGTGAATGAGGTCGTGGCGGACGTGGTGGAGGTGCTGGCCAGCACCGTCCTGGCTGACGTTCGCCTGGAGCTGGAAGTGGCGGAGGAGATGCTGAGGGACCTGCCGCCAGTACCGGACAAGCCGAGGCGGGGGCGGGGGCGTGACCCTGAGCCCGAGCCTGACCCGTTCGAGATTGAGCGGGCTGTCCTGGAAGGCGAAGTGGCGAGGCTCCGGAAGCGCGAGACACTCCTGGCGGTGCAGGTCCGGAAGAACGACCACGCGACCGTGATGGAGCAGCGCCAGGTACTGAAGGCCGTGCCGTACATCGATCTGGACAAGGTGCGCCAGGAAGGCAAGTCGAAGTTCATCTCGAACGTCAAGGTCAACCAGCACGGGCGCAGCATCGAACTGATCAGCCGCAAGGACGTGATCCAGATGGCCGGGCAGGCGCTCGGCATGTTCCGGGAGCATCACGTTCACACCGGGCCGAACGGCGGGCCGATCCAGTCTGAGACGACGTTCAATCCTGAGAAGGCCACGGGTGAGCAGATCGCGGACGAGTACTCGAAGCTGCTGGCCACCCTTGATCAGAAATGA
- a CDS encoding phage tail tape measure protein: MANLQDRYLLDVNQALAQLGRVDAAVARIAARRNINLDSTSLTQALSRATALRTALNGLGGPGTRTLSIRMSTASLTGANSQILATERSIMRLTAAAGANLGMTQRLTGVFGFIPGPLGLFASGAAVVTDALSGLTVAQRLNTIGAYALVGGLAAIGIATASLASHGVKQLGEFQNAVNILNAQGPNLGANLDEQIRALQEAGGRAAQQFNRAELGNGVADLTKQGLEGADALKVAATGYKIAGAEGTNLVETNKLLLSTLRQFGKDGPEAAAAAAKFGDVFAKGSIQAASGAKELMEGLAVVGPLADKANFSLEETVGILVALDNKGLKASTVGANAFRAVLMALASPTGVARKEIDKLGVATRNLDGSARDVRDILMDLRKAAAVSGQTYDQATQSQIRQADSVAAASTIFRSRGVVGFLNMTDATDKYIAALQDSEGALDQYANALTEGPAKAQERVRKSVDDLALSFAQTFGPKLSTALDSLSAFIRGLDKLTQSPDSVKDYLNAIAVGIGGVTLALTLNTLASKGALGAGGFAAFVKLLQATAAAQIFAKTAASLALIRTELAIGFAANGLRGALAVLMAIPAAAGLALAATTLFAAGTIAANFKIAGDVKATYDQIDERANQAQEKLMARVKELSAQGPLGKLKAKQLLLIELRFNQENTPEQNASLDKRLASVKAEIKAQVDADAARLAASKSKENDVAATAEQTDAYDDLIQRLKDVRAQFSDSGATTFEKDLQGARKALDDFNASVDKALEKGELTPTQGDALKKRAQQERGGLIQGIVDKQLKADEELRLKHEREVQDAQLAIQQDGRKKREAELQREVDDTRKLYGEQISEARTNAKSAPTSSSRAKFTAQAVALARQETAAIKAIRAKGAADLDKIDDDRLEKVKAAQRELLGAQGRSYAAATAQLVQERDRAVALAGDVPAARLAAEQRFGPQILRLQEAQAALSGQAQRSQLLNTLTQSLQDAKAAGGRRAELELTARRTYQQDLSTLEQSEETAREGRITDQETRIQRERLAIYKKGLDERMKRLDEATGAELASLQRVLQAERARAVASGNAGQVGAIDDALERLGDLNLDRVKEFKKSLAETSAEAGALRRDLREASQTPLEAAITSATAPIDKLLISAREQLTELRKAFGNVASPTPAQAALFRAREAELTAIVIQGTAQRGKLKADAEIQFQQAELQRDVEFATTKEKRLAALAAANAGDERRVQGLDAQVQALRAQGGAERDLNRLVRERDDVQHALTERKREEQDLDEELRASAQARLDAELKLNERLAQTDADLADVRGQAMTNLLDQVARLDARIADTTGESEKNDLAVTRLGLYGQILDLQETMDRAGVEAEQRRLTGLRAQRALTQELAGQGGGPVADSERAAQDARDALAIAERKVSVARTSAAFDEAATERAGALLGLSQAQRALSQARLADEDRRLAQVQTEVRAEATLAGIAEDSAAGRRLELAITRQNLAETNRRIAQADELLLTDEQRAALQEKRTGLLVQETQQARELARLQVDALRAQVDFSEAATRSALTRSRAAGDQVALARVDLAATRERLRLNVQEQAAAAAQNLSDGERLDLQKARLDLLAQEAEGVRKLAAAERARVELQRALRDALDNLQTAAQGQGGDTGLTRTQAQLTRTQLKLREAEADADSLLLSLERTGGALGWEEAEQGRARVDALTGAISEYRASLNAVADAYDEQISGLDSVIDATSRLNDLSRAGDTSDRAAAAFTLQVAETRRQQALADTDRLLSDQSATYAQIAAAAGRVAQAEQDRAATLNATVQSLGEDFLKRAADPNANSNQFADALRQAGLDSTQRINLINRLRRGEKDALKDVQTVISDEAGRQLDQLRQRALKGLGEIDKLRAQSFQARADAARQFEEYARLSSAVRIADAGFNELEATQLAAVTRQEELQQLIAKTSAVNPNAIRRDEAQRTLKAENDALVKQAQLRLNLRDSTKVTREDLTLQRDINREVTLELQRQRAVQELGATGYQEASALTQETSRALDRANAQLAEQVKRRRQLGGLSPVTRQDLEDQRAINLEVAKYVELQKDRKKNILTKEGRFNSASDEVQIAQQLEAAQESAFLGSQSRRQARIAYEVQAAIEIAKAVAGNNGVQAAQAAAEVKRQTAVLTALAPLQQQLDQERAAATARSTRAALSTVALPDLTAQATERGSEAGQAFAAAFAAQLRAALSQPVNITALPVSRADPRINSITNSIVNHYHFNTTVNDAKEMTPQDVIRLASNLFDQKVSQALTAKAWAGGGCR; encoded by the coding sequence ATGGCAAACCTGCAAGACCGATACCTGCTCGACGTGAATCAGGCGCTGGCCCAGCTCGGCCGCGTGGACGCCGCCGTCGCCCGCATCGCCGCCCGGCGCAACATCAACCTCGACTCCACCAGCCTCACGCAGGCCCTTTCGCGCGCCACAGCCCTGCGGACCGCCCTGAACGGCCTGGGCGGGCCCGGCACGCGCACCCTGAGCATCCGCATGAGCACGGCAAGCCTGACGGGCGCGAACAGCCAGATCCTCGCCACCGAGCGGAGCATCATGCGCCTGACCGCCGCCGCTGGCGCGAACCTCGGCATGACGCAGCGTCTCACGGGCGTGTTCGGGTTCATCCCCGGCCCGCTCGGGCTGTTCGCGTCGGGAGCAGCGGTCGTCACGGATGCCCTGAGTGGACTGACCGTCGCGCAGCGCCTGAACACCATCGGCGCGTACGCCCTGGTCGGCGGGCTCGCCGCGATCGGGATTGCCACGGCCAGCCTCGCCTCGCACGGGGTGAAGCAGCTGGGCGAATTCCAGAACGCCGTGAACATCCTCAACGCCCAGGGGCCGAACCTGGGCGCGAACCTTGACGAACAGATCCGCGCGCTGCAGGAAGCCGGCGGCCGGGCCGCGCAGCAATTCAACCGGGCAGAACTCGGCAACGGCGTGGCGGACCTGACCAAGCAGGGCCTTGAGGGCGCGGATGCGCTGAAGGTCGCCGCGACCGGGTACAAGATCGCCGGGGCTGAAGGTACGAATCTGGTCGAGACGAACAAGCTGCTGCTGTCCACCCTCCGCCAGTTCGGGAAGGACGGACCGGAAGCAGCCGCTGCGGCCGCGAAGTTTGGTGACGTGTTCGCCAAGGGGTCCATCCAGGCGGCCTCAGGAGCGAAGGAGCTCATGGAGGGACTCGCGGTCGTCGGCCCCCTAGCGGACAAGGCGAACTTCAGCCTGGAAGAAACCGTGGGGATCCTCGTCGCGCTGGACAACAAGGGCCTGAAGGCCAGCACAGTGGGCGCCAACGCCTTCCGCGCGGTCCTCATGGCGCTGGCCAGCCCCACCGGGGTTGCCCGGAAGGAAATCGATAAGCTGGGCGTCGCCACCCGGAACCTCGACGGCTCGGCCCGCGACGTGCGCGACATCCTAATGGACCTGCGCAAGGCCGCAGCGGTGTCCGGCCAGACGTACGATCAGGCCACCCAGTCGCAGATCCGGCAGGCGGACAGCGTGGCTGCGGCCAGCACCATCTTCCGCTCGCGCGGCGTCGTCGGCTTCCTGAACATGACGGACGCGACGGACAAGTACATTGCCGCGCTGCAGGACTCCGAAGGGGCGCTCGATCAGTACGCGAACGCCCTGACCGAGGGTCCCGCAAAAGCCCAGGAGCGCGTCCGCAAGAGCGTGGATGACCTGGCGCTGTCGTTCGCGCAGACGTTCGGCCCCAAGTTATCCACGGCTCTGGACAGCCTGTCAGCGTTCATTCGTGGGCTGGATAAACTCACCCAGTCCCCCGACAGCGTGAAGGACTACCTGAATGCCATCGCCGTAGGCATCGGCGGGGTCACCCTGGCCCTGACACTGAACACCCTGGCCTCCAAAGGCGCCCTAGGGGCTGGAGGCTTCGCCGCGTTCGTCAAACTCCTGCAGGCGACCGCTGCCGCGCAGATCTTTGCCAAGACCGCTGCCTCCCTCGCGCTGATCCGCACGGAACTGGCGATCGGGTTCGCGGCCAACGGACTTCGGGGGGCGCTGGCTGTCCTCATGGCGATTCCGGCTGCGGCGGGCCTCGCGCTGGCCGCCACGACCCTGTTCGCGGCGGGTACCATTGCGGCGAACTTCAAGATCGCTGGTGATGTGAAGGCCACGTATGACCAGATTGACGAACGCGCCAATCAGGCCCAGGAGAAGCTCATGGCGCGCGTCAAGGAGCTGAGTGCGCAGGGTCCCCTCGGGAAACTGAAGGCCAAGCAGCTGCTGCTGATCGAGTTGCGCTTCAATCAGGAGAACACCCCGGAGCAGAACGCTTCTCTCGACAAACGGCTCGCGTCCGTGAAGGCGGAGATCAAGGCTCAGGTGGACGCCGACGCGGCGCGCCTCGCGGCCAGCAAGAGCAAGGAAAATGACGTGGCGGCCACGGCAGAACAGACCGACGCCTACGATGACCTGATTCAACGGCTGAAGGACGTCCGCGCGCAGTTCAGCGACTCCGGAGCCACCACGTTCGAGAAGGACCTTCAGGGTGCCCGCAAGGCCCTGGACGACTTCAACGCGAGTGTCGACAAGGCCCTGGAGAAGGGTGAGCTGACGCCCACGCAGGGGGATGCACTCAAGAAGCGCGCCCAGCAGGAACGGGGCGGGCTCATCCAGGGCATCGTCGATAAGCAACTGAAGGCCGACGAGGAACTGCGCCTCAAGCACGAACGCGAGGTGCAGGACGCTCAACTGGCCATCCAGCAGGACGGCCGCAAGAAACGGGAAGCAGAACTCCAGCGCGAGGTGGATGACACCCGCAAGCTGTACGGCGAGCAGATCTCGGAGGCGCGAACCAACGCGAAGTCCGCCCCGACCAGCAGCAGCCGCGCGAAGTTCACCGCCCAGGCCGTGGCGCTGGCGCGGCAGGAAACCGCCGCGATCAAGGCCATCCGGGCTAAGGGCGCAGCGGATCTGGACAAGATCGACGACGACCGGCTGGAGAAGGTGAAGGCCGCGCAACGTGAACTGCTGGGGGCTCAGGGCCGCTCGTACGCCGCCGCCACCGCGCAGCTCGTGCAGGAACGGGACCGGGCCGTTGCGCTGGCCGGGGACGTTCCTGCCGCCCGCCTCGCGGCCGAGCAGCGGTTCGGTCCGCAGATCCTGCGCCTGCAGGAAGCTCAGGCGGCGCTATCCGGGCAGGCTCAGCGTTCGCAGCTCCTGAACACCCTGACCCAGAGTCTCCAGGACGCCAAGGCTGCGGGCGGCCGCCGCGCCGAGCTGGAACTGACGGCCCGGCGGACATACCAGCAGGATCTCAGCACTCTGGAGCAGTCCGAGGAGACGGCGCGTGAGGGCCGAATCACGGACCAGGAGACCCGCATTCAGAGAGAGCGGCTGGCCATCTACAAGAAGGGCCTCGACGAGCGCATGAAGCGGCTGGACGAGGCCACCGGCGCGGAGCTGGCTTCGCTCCAGCGCGTGCTGCAGGCCGAGCGGGCGCGGGCTGTCGCGTCTGGGAATGCCGGGCAGGTCGGCGCGATCGACGATGCGCTGGAGCGCCTGGGTGACCTGAACCTCGACCGGGTGAAGGAATTCAAGAAAAGCCTCGCTGAGACGAGCGCGGAAGCCGGCGCGCTCCGGCGGGACCTTCGAGAGGCCTCTCAGACGCCTCTCGAAGCGGCTATCACCAGCGCGACCGCGCCTATCGACAAGCTGCTCATCAGTGCCCGGGAGCAACTGACTGAACTGCGCAAGGCCTTCGGAAACGTTGCTTCGCCCACCCCTGCGCAGGCCGCCCTGTTCCGCGCCAGGGAGGCAGAACTGACCGCCATCGTCATCCAGGGAACCGCGCAGCGCGGCAAGTTGAAGGCCGACGCAGAGATCCAGTTCCAGCAGGCTGAACTCCAACGCGACGTGGAGTTCGCCACCACCAAGGAGAAAAGGCTGGCGGCGCTGGCTGCCGCGAACGCCGGTGACGAGCGCCGCGTGCAGGGCCTCGACGCGCAGGTGCAGGCCTTGCGCGCCCAGGGTGGAGCGGAGCGGGACCTGAACCGCCTCGTCCGCGAGCGGGACGACGTGCAGCACGCCCTGACCGAACGGAAACGCGAGGAACAGGACTTGGATGAGGAGCTGCGCGCCAGCGCTCAGGCCCGCCTCGACGCGGAACTGAAGCTGAACGAACGGCTCGCTCAGACTGACGCGGATCTCGCGGACGTGCGGGGCCAGGCCATGACCAACCTGCTCGATCAGGTGGCCCGCTTGGACGCGCGCATTGCCGACACGACGGGGGAAAGCGAGAAGAACGACCTCGCCGTCACCCGACTGGGCCTGTACGGGCAGATCCTGGACCTTCAGGAAACGATGGACCGTGCGGGCGTGGAAGCCGAGCAGCGCCGCCTGACCGGACTGCGCGCCCAGCGGGCACTCACGCAGGAACTGGCCGGGCAGGGAGGCGGGCCGGTTGCGGACAGCGAACGAGCCGCGCAGGACGCACGGGACGCCCTGGCCATCGCGGAGCGAAAAGTCAGCGTGGCGCGGACCAGCGCGGCGTTCGACGAGGCCGCGACGGAACGTGCCGGCGCACTGCTCGGCCTCTCGCAGGCGCAGCGGGCGCTGTCCCAGGCCCGACTTGCCGACGAGGACCGCCGACTCGCCCAAGTGCAGACCGAAGTGCGGGCCGAGGCGACCCTGGCCGGGATCGCGGAGGACTCTGCCGCAGGTCGCCGCCTGGAACTGGCTATCACCCGCCAGAACCTCGCGGAGACGAACCGGCGCATCGCGCAGGCTGACGAGCTGCTGCTGACCGACGAGCAGCGCGCGGCCCTGCAAGAAAAACGCACAGGGCTGCTCGTGCAAGAAACCCAGCAGGCACGCGAGCTGGCCCGCCTTCAGGTCGACGCCCTGCGCGCCCAGGTGGACTTCAGCGAGGCCGCCACGCGCAGCGCCCTGACCCGCAGCCGCGCCGCTGGGGATCAGGTGGCGTTGGCCCGGGTGGATCTGGCCGCCACGCGCGAACGGCTGCGCCTGAACGTGCAGGAACAGGCCGCTGCCGCCGCTCAGAACCTCAGCGACGGTGAGCGACTCGACCTCCAGAAGGCCCGCCTGGACCTGCTCGCGCAGGAAGCGGAGGGCGTCAGGAAGCTGGCCGCCGCCGAACGCGCCCGCGTGGAACTCCAACGCGCCCTGCGGGACGCACTCGACAACCTGCAAACGGCCGCGCAGGGCCAGGGTGGCGACACCGGACTGACCCGCACTCAGGCGCAGCTGACCCGCACTCAACTGAAGCTCCGTGAGGCCGAAGCGGACGCCGACTCCCTCCTGCTCAGTCTCGAACGGACCGGCGGGGCGCTGGGCTGGGAGGAGGCCGAGCAGGGCCGCGCCCGCGTGGACGCCCTGACGGGCGCGATCAGCGAGTACCGCGCCAGCCTGAACGCCGTCGCGGACGCCTACGACGAACAGATCAGCGGCCTGGACAGCGTCATTGACGCCACCAGCCGCCTGAACGACCTCTCCCGCGCCGGCGACACCTCCGACCGCGCCGCCGCCGCCTTCACCCTTCAGGTGGCAGAAACCCGCCGCCAGCAGGCCCTGGCCGACACCGACCGCCTCCTCTCCGATCAGTCCGCCACTTACGCGCAGATCGCCGCGGCCGCCGGGCGGGTCGCGCAGGCGGAACAGGACCGCGCGGCCACCCTGAACGCCACCGTCCAGTCCCTCGGCGAGGACTTCCTGAAACGGGCCGCTGACCCGAACGCCAACTCCAATCAATTCGCGGACGCGCTGCGGCAGGCGGGCCTGGACTCCACGCAACGCATCAACCTCATCAACCGGCTACGGCGCGGCGAGAAAGACGCCCTGAAGGATGTGCAGACCGTCATCTCCGACGAGGCCGGGCGGCAGCTCGACCAACTCCGGCAGCGTGCACTGAAAGGCCTGGGGGAGATCGATAAGCTGCGCGCCCAGTCCTTCCAGGCTCGCGCGGACGCCGCCCGGCAGTTCGAGGAATACGCCCGGCTCAGCAGCGCCGTGCGCATCGCGGACGCCGGTTTCAACGAACTGGAGGCCACGCAGCTCGCCGCTGTTACCCGGCAGGAGGAACTCCAGCAGCTCATCGCCAAGACCAGCGCCGTCAACCCGAACGCCATCAGGCGTGACGAGGCGCAGCGCACCCTGAAAGCTGAGAACGACGCGCTCGTCAAACAGGCCCAACTGCGCTTGAACTTGCGGGACAGCACGAAAGTCACCCGTGAAGACCTGACGCTCCAGCGCGACATCAACCGCGAGGTCACCCTAGAACTCCAGCGGCAACGCGCCGTGCAGGAACTTGGCGCGACCGGGTACCAGGAAGCCTCTGCCCTGACCCAGGAGACATCCCGCGCTCTCGATCGCGCCAACGCGCAACTTGCCGAACAGGTCAAGCGACGGCGGCAGCTCGGCGGCTTATCGCCCGTCACGCGGCAGGACCTGGAAGATCAACGAGCTATCAATCTGGAGGTCGCCAAATACGTTGAACTTCAGAAAGACCGCAAGAAAAACATCCTCACAAAAGAAGGCCGCTTCAATTCTGCAAGTGATGAGGTGCAGATTGCTCAGCAGCTCGAGGCCGCGCAGGAATCCGCGTTTCTGGGAAGTCAGAGCCGCCGGCAGGCCCGCATCGCGTATGAGGTTCAGGCTGCCATCGAGATCGCGAAAGCCGTGGCAGGTAATAACGGGGTGCAGGCTGCTCAAGCCGCAGCTGAGGTTAAACGGCAGACGGCCGTACTCACGGCCCTCGCACCCCTCCAGCAGCAACTCGATCAGGAACGGGCTGCTGCTACCGCGAGATCCACCCGAGCGGCCCTCAGCACTGTGGCCTTGCCAGACCTGACTGCGCAAGCCACTGAACGAGGTTCGGAAGCGGGACAAGCATTTGCAGCCGCGTTCGCGGCGCAGTTGCGGGCCGCATTGAGCCAGCCGGTCAACATCACGGCCCTACCTGTTTCTCGGGCAGATCCGCGCATCAACAGCATTACGAACAGCATCGTGAACCACTACCACTTCAACACCACAGTCAACGACGCCAAAGAGATGACGCCCCAAGACGTCATTCGCTTGGCATCGAACTTATTCGACCAGAAGGTCAGCCAGGCCCTCACGGCTAAGGCCTGGGCAGGGGGAGGTTGCAGATGA
- a CDS encoding XkdW family protein yields the protein MSGMTHEERLLAFRYLYPAARWPEDIALSDDGTGSRVTHWGLPGEQPTEAQLVTALPAARVRDAARRDLRECQLMLDERYRLFTRARATGNVADALDVQAEIRELLTYMEELRNAPDPA from the coding sequence ATGAGCGGCATGACGCACGAGGAGCGGCTGCTCGCCTTTCGGTACCTGTACCCAGCGGCCCGGTGGCCCGAGGACATCGCGCTGAGCGACGACGGCACCGGATCGCGTGTCACCCACTGGGGCCTGCCGGGCGAGCAGCCCACGGAGGCGCAGCTGGTGACGGCCCTGCCGGCTGCGAGGGTGCGGGACGCGGCCCGGCGTGACCTGCGGGAGTGTCAGTTGATGCTGGACGAGCGGTACCGGCTGTTCACACGGGCGCGCGCGACGGGAAACGTCGCGGACGCGCTGGACGTGCAGGCCGAGATTCGGGAACTACTCACGTACATGGAGGAACTGCGCAATGCCCCCGATCCTGCCTAA
- a CDS encoding M15 family metallopeptidase produces the protein MTDWKALIAARPGGATTAALIATYGNPEGPGAGPSPQGGAWFTPSPAWARENLTTIPIEKLPHWPLLAGKAVSGVTVHRLVAVPLIATWAEVNRRGLAGRLRTFNGAAAFRHMGHSRARPLSVHAFGAALDFDAAWNAYGVPLAQQQIDRDVIRVFQECGWEWGGLWSDPYEDGMHLQWTDPLPGVPQPAWRDAMARGEGSAPKPKPAPAPVSVVKPAPRAPIVLVPDGAGGWRDVAGQRTTLPGGTVVNATDPARIWIAER, from the coding sequence ATGACCGACTGGAAAGCACTGATCGCCGCTCGACCGGGCGGCGCGACGACGGCCGCGCTGATCGCCACGTACGGCAACCCGGAGGGCCCCGGTGCGGGCCCCAGCCCGCAGGGGGGCGCGTGGTTCACGCCCAGCCCGGCGTGGGCGCGGGAGAACCTCACGACCATCCCCATCGAGAAACTCCCGCACTGGCCGCTGCTGGCCGGGAAGGCGGTGAGTGGGGTGACGGTCCACCGCCTGGTGGCCGTGCCCCTGATCGCCACGTGGGCGGAAGTGAACCGGCGCGGGCTGGCCGGGCGGCTGCGGACGTTCAACGGGGCGGCCGCGTTCCGGCACATGGGGCACAGCCGCGCCCGCCCGCTGAGCGTGCATGCGTTCGGCGCGGCCCTGGATTTCGACGCGGCGTGGAACGCGTACGGGGTGCCGCTCGCGCAGCAGCAGATCGACCGGGACGTGATCCGGGTATTCCAGGAATGCGGCTGGGAGTGGGGTGGCCTGTGGAGCGACCCGTACGAAGACGGCATGCACCTGCAGTGGACCGACCCCCTGCCGGGCGTGCCGCAGCCCGCGTGGCGGGACGCCATGGCGCGCGGGGAGGGCAGCGCCCCGAAGCCCAAACCCGCACCCGCTCCGGTGTCGGTGGTGAAGCCCGCCCCGCGCGCACCCATCGTCCTCGTGCCGGACGGCGCGGGCGGCTGGCGTGACGTGGCCGGGCAGCGGACCACGCTGCCGGGCGGCACGGTCGTCAACGCGACCGACCCCGCCCGGATCTGGATTGCCGAGCGCTGA
- a CDS encoding ParB/RepB/Spo0J family partition protein has translation MSGKPKRPNMLSAVGNVAVMAQTNAGTDARMVQVSTISVIPRHNPRYSRVNDTPDAPEDDLADLLPSIRSQGVLSPLLLRPNSNAAPGHYELVAGHRRLRAAILAGLTQVPVYIRDIPDSDLLKVAITENNARQKPDQYLNDLAVLEQISATSGVPLEQVPSFLNRLRNGTEEDTHRVGETLASMGLGALETWARTRSRILLLEQDEVAAVRAGQLSLKASLQLTYMKDHPKRPEVLRQAVECAWGADQLRAHIQTLTKPSRAPTTPSLDDLKRRLTPERLDELGAAKRQQVERQLVKLMALLDS, from the coding sequence GTGAGCGGCAAGCCAAAGCGGCCGAACATGCTGAGCGCCGTGGGGAACGTGGCCGTCATGGCCCAGACCAACGCCGGTACTGACGCCCGCATGGTGCAGGTGTCGACGATCTCGGTCATCCCCAGGCACAACCCGCGGTACAGCCGGGTCAACGACACGCCGGACGCCCCCGAGGACGATCTGGCAGACCTGCTCCCCAGCATCCGCAGTCAGGGCGTCCTCTCGCCCCTGCTCCTGCGTCCCAACTCCAACGCTGCGCCCGGACACTACGAGCTGGTTGCCGGGCACCGGCGCCTGCGCGCAGCCATCCTGGCCGGGCTCACGCAAGTCCCCGTGTACATCCGCGACATCCCTGACAGCGACCTCCTGAAAGTCGCCATCACCGAGAACAATGCCCGTCAAAAACCCGATCAGTACCTCAACGATCTCGCGGTGCTCGAGCAGATCAGCGCGACGTCGGGCGTGCCCCTGGAGCAGGTTCCCAGCTTCCTGAACCGCCTCAGAAACGGCACCGAGGAAGACACCCACCGCGTCGGCGAGACTCTGGCGAGCATGGGCCTCGGCGCCCTCGAAACCTGGGCACGCACCCGCTCCCGCATCCTGCTGCTCGAACAGGACGAAGTGGCGGCCGTCCGCGCCGGTCAGCTGTCGCTCAAGGCGAGCCTGCAGCTCACCTACATGAAAGATCACCCGAAGCGTCCAGAGGTGCTGAGGCAGGCCGTTGAATGCGCGTGGGGGGCAGACCAACTCAGGGCACACATCCAGACCCTCACGAAGCCCAGCCGCGCCCCCACCACGCCCTCACTGGATGACCTAAAGAGGCGGCTCACTCCGGAACGCCTGGACGAGCTGGGGGCGGCCAAACGTCAGCAGGTCGAGCGCCAGCTCGTCAAGCTCATGGCCCTGCTCGACTCCTGA